One stretch of Rhodoferax lithotrophicus DNA includes these proteins:
- a CDS encoding transglycosylase domain-containing protein, whose product MLITLLLLAALDHVFPPPVPGRDAPNALLIVARDGAPLRAFPDRDHVWRHPVALEDVSPLYLQALEHYEDRWFRWHPGINPLALARAAWQWLRYGHIVSGGSTLTMQVARIIEPTPRTLFGKSRQILRALQLELHYSKDEILAIYVNYAPMGGVLEGIEAASRAYLGKPAKRLSHADAALLTVLPQAPSRLRPDRQPQRARLARDKVLHRMVGIWSDNNIRDAYQEPIIAQTMRPPCSPPCLPSVCANKRRVNNASTPVLMHKPSRRLNCC is encoded by the coding sequence GTGCTCATCACCCTGCTGCTGTTGGCTGCGCTTGACCATGTGTTTCCGCCACCGGTACCAGGCCGTGATGCACCCAACGCACTGCTTATTGTTGCTCGTGACGGAGCACCATTACGCGCCTTTCCGGACCGCGACCACGTCTGGCGACACCCGGTTGCATTGGAAGATGTTTCACCACTTTATCTACAAGCCCTGGAACACTATGAGGATCGCTGGTTCCGCTGGCATCCGGGCATCAATCCACTGGCCCTGGCACGCGCCGCATGGCAATGGCTGCGTTACGGACACATCGTCTCCGGGGGTTCTACCTTGACCATGCAGGTTGCACGCATCATTGAACCCACACCAAGAACACTGTTTGGCAAAAGCCGACAAATCCTGCGCGCCCTGCAACTCGAATTGCATTACTCCAAAGACGAAATCCTGGCCATTTACGTGAACTATGCGCCGATGGGTGGTGTCCTGGAGGGTATTGAGGCCGCCAGTCGGGCCTATCTTGGTAAACCGGCCAAACGCCTGAGTCACGCCGATGCAGCCTTGCTCACCGTGCTACCCCAAGCCCCATCGCGCCTGCGGCCAGATCGTCAGCCCCAACGCGCCCGACTGGCGCGCGACAAAGTACTGCACCGAATGGTCGGTATCTGGTCTGACAACAACATCCGTGATGCCTATCAGGAACCCATCATTGCCCAGACCATGCGCCCCCCCTGCTCGCCCCCTTGCTTGCCGAGCGTCTGCGCAAACAAGCGCAGGGTCAACAACGCATCGACACCAGTATTGATGCACAAACCCAGCAGACGGTTGAACTGCTGCTGA
- a CDS encoding branched-chain amino acid ABC transporter substrate-binding protein, translated as MQMKLKITVAAAIAAVAGLASAQDMVVKIGHVAPMSGAQSHYGKDNTNGARMAIEDLNAQNIVIGGKKIKFELQAEDDAADPKQGTAVAQKLCDSKVAGVVGHLNSGTTIPASKIYHDCGIPMVTGAATNPNLTKPGYKTTYRIIANDLSLGAGLAIYAADVLKVKSVAMIDDRTAYGQGVAEVFKKVALTKGIKVVDDQFTTDKATDFMAILTAIKAKKPDAVFFGGMDPQAGPMLRQMESLGMGGYKYFGGDGICTSELAKLADGAKILENVVCAEGGASLAKMPGGEAWKKRYDAKYPGQFQVYSPYTYDATFLLADAMKRANSTDPKVYVTKLAESNFKGVTNTIAFEPSGEMKNPAITLSTYKDGKKTALN; from the coding sequence ATGCAAATGAAATTGAAAATTACTGTCGCTGCTGCCATTGCCGCCGTAGCTGGTCTGGCTTCTGCTCAAGACATGGTCGTGAAAATTGGGCACGTTGCACCGATGTCTGGTGCGCAATCACACTATGGCAAGGACAACACCAATGGCGCTCGTATGGCCATTGAAGACTTGAATGCTCAAAATATTGTCATTGGTGGCAAGAAGATCAAGTTTGAACTTCAAGCGGAAGATGATGCCGCTGATCCAAAACAGGGCACAGCCGTAGCACAAAAATTGTGCGACAGTAAAGTTGCGGGCGTAGTCGGTCACCTGAATTCAGGTACCACCATTCCAGCATCCAAGATTTACCACGACTGTGGTATCCCCATGGTCACAGGTGCTGCAACCAACCCCAATTTGACCAAACCTGGTTATAAGACAACCTACCGCATTATTGCCAATGACTTGTCATTGGGTGCTGGTTTGGCTATCTATGCTGCTGACGTGTTGAAAGTCAAGTCAGTCGCCATGATTGATGACCGTACAGCTTATGGTCAAGGCGTAGCGGAAGTGTTCAAAAAAGTTGCGCTGACTAAGGGCATCAAAGTGGTTGACGATCAATTCACCACTGATAAAGCCACTGACTTCATGGCAATTTTGACAGCAATCAAGGCAAAGAAACCAGATGCCGTCTTCTTCGGGGGTATGGATCCTCAAGCAGGTCCGATGTTGCGCCAAATGGAATCCTTGGGCATGGGTGGTTACAAATATTTCGGCGGTGATGGTATCTGTACCTCCGAGTTGGCGAAACTGGCTGATGGTGCAAAGATTCTTGAAAATGTGGTGTGCGCAGAAGGTGGTGCTTCACTGGCCAAGATGCCTGGCGGCGAAGCCTGGAAGAAGCGTTACGATGCAAAATACCCTGGTCAGTTCCAGGTTTACAGCCCATATACCTATGACGCGACTTTCCTCTTGGCTGATGCAATGAAGCGTGCCAATTCGACAGATCCCAAGGTTTATGTGACTAAATTGGCTGAATCCAATTTCAAAGGCGTGACCAATACCATTGCATTTGAGCCATCTGGCGAAATGAAAAATCCAGCGATCACCTTGTCTACATACAAGGATGGCAAGAAAACTGCTTTGAACTGA
- a CDS encoding cache domain-containing protein, with translation MTHKFGLKGLLQLMSAIGIIGMLGLSVLFLSEFHSSLVASKQLEVRERVEIALSLINDFHALEIRGTLTRVEAQTKARETIRQIRTSQNDYLWINDTQHLMLMHPIMPELEGKDLSDFKDAEGKKFFADFVDTALRLGSGYVRYVWPKPGASSVQPKLSYVKLFVPWHWIIGSGVYMDDIEATFRKQLWYLISIIGGLGLLYIYIGFRLRTLVLHRVGGDMDKAVTIATHLASGNLDTPISLQATNGPISRPARSGVLDRLMQVSATRKRVERVNRRLGEALKQSHEAISLVEADLHFSYINPAFTRLFGYQLEEVIGQPISLLEVTGNEAGSPQDAIQMAGQSGLFHGEVLRRAKDGRLIPVLTNIAPVLDEHRIISGYVATMIDLTEIKRVTEQLRENEEKFHAIFDQAFQFIGILSPDGMLRDANQTALDALGLQLADVVGKPLWTTPWWQHSAAQQTKLKAAIAQAALGNFVRFEVSTQGGQGSLRHIDFSLKPVHDGHGRVEQLIAEGRDITERQLAEDEVRTAMVEVSRINTELLASNHKLEQAQIQLLQSEKMASIGLLAAGVAHEINNPIGFVSSNLYALERYVKELLELLDAYEQLETLVHPSQPGAEALASSVVPLLVGLRSLKEHIDLQFLREDAINLLSESHEGTARVKNIVQSLKDFAHASHEDDWDFANIHTGLESTLKVVWNELKYKCEVVKDYGQLPLVQCLLSQLNQVFMNLLINAAQAIEEKGIITICTGTQEQEVWIDIADTGKGIPAEQLSHIFDPFFTTKPIGKGTGLGLSVSYSIVHKHHGRIEVHSEVGKGSTFRVYLPVTQPPTEDTSAHLHGKGDRAQ, from the coding sequence ATGACGCATAAATTTGGCTTGAAAGGCTTGCTGCAGCTGATGTCTGCCATCGGCATCATTGGCATGCTTGGTCTTTCAGTGCTGTTTCTGTCGGAATTCCACTCCTCACTGGTGGCCAGCAAGCAACTTGAAGTTCGCGAGCGGGTCGAGATCGCACTGAGTCTGATCAATGATTTCCATGCACTTGAAATCCGTGGCACGTTGACGCGCGTCGAGGCGCAGACAAAGGCCAGGGAAACGATTCGCCAGATCCGCACAAGCCAAAATGATTACCTGTGGATCAACGACACCCAGCATTTGATGCTCATGCATCCCATCATGCCGGAACTGGAAGGAAAAGACCTCTCCGATTTCAAGGATGCGGAAGGGAAGAAATTTTTTGCGGACTTTGTTGACACGGCTCTGCGTCTGGGCAGCGGCTATGTCCGCTACGTTTGGCCCAAGCCAGGGGCCAGCTCCGTACAACCCAAGCTGTCCTATGTCAAATTATTTGTACCCTGGCATTGGATCATCGGCTCGGGGGTCTATATGGACGATATAGAGGCCACTTTCCGCAAGCAGCTGTGGTACCTCATCAGCATCATTGGAGGCTTGGGGCTGCTTTACATCTATATCGGATTCAGGCTGCGCACTTTGGTACTGCACCGAGTCGGCGGCGACATGGACAAGGCCGTCACCATTGCCACCCATCTGGCGAGTGGCAATCTTGACACCCCCATTTCCTTGCAGGCCACGAACGGTCCGATATCCCGCCCCGCCCGCTCCGGGGTACTGGACCGCCTGATGCAAGTTTCCGCAACCCGCAAGCGGGTAGAAAGGGTGAACCGGCGGCTCGGCGAAGCGCTCAAACAATCGCATGAAGCGATCTCGTTGGTGGAAGCTGATCTGCATTTTTCTTATATCAATCCGGCCTTTACCCGACTGTTCGGCTACCAGTTGGAGGAAGTCATTGGCCAGCCCATCAGCCTGCTGGAAGTCACTGGGAACGAGGCCGGCAGTCCGCAAGACGCGATCCAGATGGCGGGCCAGTCCGGCTTGTTCCATGGTGAAGTTCTGCGGCGGGCCAAGGATGGCCGACTTATTCCGGTTCTCACCAACATTGCCCCGGTGCTGGACGAACACCGCATCATCTCCGGCTATGTGGCGACCATGATCGACCTCACCGAGATCAAGCGGGTCACAGAACAACTGCGCGAAAACGAGGAGAAATTTCACGCCATCTTTGACCAAGCCTTCCAGTTCATCGGCATTCTGAGCCCCGATGGCATGCTGCGTGATGCCAACCAGACCGCCCTCGATGCCTTGGGCCTCCAGCTGGCGGATGTGGTTGGCAAGCCGCTCTGGACAACGCCCTGGTGGCAGCACTCTGCTGCGCAGCAGACGAAGCTGAAGGCGGCGATAGCGCAGGCGGCCCTGGGTAATTTCGTTCGTTTTGAAGTCTCTACGCAGGGCGGCCAGGGTTCGCTGCGCCATATCGATTTTTCCCTCAAGCCGGTGCACGATGGTCATGGCCGGGTTGAACAGTTGATTGCCGAGGGACGTGACATTACCGAGCGCCAACTGGCGGAGGATGAAGTGCGCACAGCCATGGTCGAGGTCAGCCGGATCAACACCGAACTGCTGGCCTCAAACCACAAGCTGGAGCAAGCCCAGATCCAGCTGCTGCAATCAGAAAAAATGGCCTCCATCGGCTTGCTGGCGGCGGGCGTGGCGCACGAGATCAACAACCCCATCGGCTTTGTCTCGTCCAATCTGTACGCCCTGGAAAGGTATGTGAAGGAGTTGCTCGAATTGCTAGACGCCTATGAGCAGCTGGAAACGCTCGTGCACCCCAGCCAGCCCGGCGCAGAAGCACTCGCCTCCTCTGTGGTGCCACTGCTGGTTGGGTTACGGTCGCTCAAGGAGCACATCGACCTGCAGTTTCTGCGCGAAGACGCTATCAACTTGCTGTCCGAATCGCACGAAGGCACCGCCCGGGTCAAGAACATCGTCCAGAGCCTGAAAGATTTCGCCCATGCCAGTCACGAAGATGACTGGGACTTTGCCAACATCCACACCGGCCTCGAAAGCACCCTGAAAGTGGTGTGGAACGAACTCAAATACAAATGCGAGGTGGTCAAAGACTATGGTCAGCTCCCACTAGTCCAGTGCCTGTTGTCGCAGTTGAATCAGGTGTTCATGAACCTTCTGATCAATGCCGCCCAAGCCATCGAAGAAAAAGGCATCATCACCATTTGCACGGGCACGCAGGAACAGGAAGTGTGGATCGACATTGCGGACACCGGCAAGGGCATTCCAGCAGAGCAGCTGAGCCATATTTTTGACCCCTTCTTCACCACCAAGCCGATCGGCAAAGGAACAGGACTGGGCTTGTCGGTGTCCTACAGCATCGTGCACAAACACCATGGCCGGATCGAAGTCCACAGTGAGGTGGGCAAGGGCAGCACCTTCCGGGTGTACCTGCCGGTCACGCAGCCCCCCACCGAAGACACATCGGCGCATCTCCATGGCAAGGGGGACCGGGCGCAATAA
- the lpdA gene encoding dihydrolipoyl dehydrogenase, producing the protein MSIIDIKVPDIGDFAEVTVIELLVKPGDTIKADQSLITVESDKASMEIPSSHGGVVKELKVKLGDKVSEGTLLLVVEAAGDAAAPISEQKQPVALVVPAQAATQSVAPPAAPPVPNAASFGGTADLDCDLLVLGGGPGGYSAAFRAADLGLKVVVVERYATLGGVCLNVGCIPSKALLHVAAVMDEVAHLGDLGVDFGKPVVNVDKLRGHKEKVIAKLTGGLAAMAKMRKVTIVRGYGAFVGANHVEVEETSGTAQEKTGSKKVIAFKRAIIAAGSQAVRLPFMPNDPRVVDSTGALALKEVPKRMLILGGGIIGLEMGTVYSTLGARLDVVEMLDGLMQGADRDLVKIWQKMNAPRFDNIMLKTKTVAAEATPEGIKVTFAPAEEGVKVPEPQIYDLVLQAVGRTPNGKKIAADKAGVAVTDRGFINVDIQMRTNVPHIFAIGDIVGQPMLAHKAVHEAHVAAEVIAGELQGNKELAAAAFNARVIPSVAYTDPEVAWVGLTEDQAKAQGIKVKKGLFPWNASGRAIANGRDEGVTKLLFDDSPEAHGHGKILGGGMVGTHAGDMIGEVALAIEMGADAIDIGKTIHPHPTLGESIGMAAEVAHGSCTDVPPARK; encoded by the coding sequence GTGAGCATCATCGACATCAAAGTCCCCGACATTGGCGACTTCGCCGAAGTCACCGTGATCGAGCTGCTGGTCAAACCCGGCGACACCATCAAAGCCGACCAAAGCCTGATCACCGTCGAGAGCGACAAAGCCTCGATGGAAATTCCTTCCAGCCACGGCGGCGTGGTGAAGGAACTCAAGGTCAAACTCGGCGACAAGGTTTCCGAAGGCACGCTGCTGCTGGTGGTGGAGGCTGCAGGTGATGCTGCAGCTCCCATTTCAGAACAAAAACAGCCTGTAGCCCTCGTTGTACCTGCGCAAGCAGCTACGCAATCTGTAGCACCTCCCGCTGCACCCCCCGTCCCCAATGCCGCCAGCTTTGGCGGCACGGCTGATCTGGACTGCGACCTACTGGTCCTGGGCGGTGGTCCCGGCGGCTACAGCGCCGCCTTCCGCGCCGCCGACCTTGGCCTCAAGGTCGTGGTGGTGGAGCGCTATGCCACCCTGGGCGGTGTCTGCCTGAATGTCGGTTGCATCCCGAGCAAAGCGCTGTTACACGTGGCCGCCGTGATGGACGAAGTGGCCCACCTGGGCGACCTGGGTGTGGACTTTGGCAAACCGGTGGTCAACGTTGACAAGCTGCGCGGCCACAAAGAGAAGGTGATTGCGAAACTGACCGGCGGTCTGGCCGCCATGGCCAAGATGCGCAAGGTGACCATCGTGCGCGGCTACGGCGCGTTTGTCGGGGCCAACCATGTCGAGGTCGAAGAAACCAGCGGCACCGCGCAAGAAAAAACCGGCAGCAAGAAGGTCATCGCCTTCAAGCGCGCCATCATCGCCGCCGGTAGCCAGGCCGTGCGCCTGCCCTTCATGCCCAATGACCCACGTGTGGTGGATAGCACCGGTGCCTTGGCATTGAAAGAAGTCCCCAAACGCATGCTGATCCTGGGCGGCGGCATCATCGGCCTGGAAATGGGCACGGTCTACAGCACCCTGGGCGCACGTCTGGATGTGGTCGAAATGCTCGACGGCCTGATGCAAGGTGCTGACCGTGATCTGGTCAAGATCTGGCAAAAGATGAACGCGCCACGGTTTGACAACATCATGTTGAAAACAAAAACTGTCGCCGCCGAAGCCACACCCGAAGGCATCAAGGTCACGTTTGCACCGGCAGAGGAGGGCGTCAAGGTGCCCGAGCCGCAAATCTACGATCTGGTGTTGCAGGCGGTTGGTCGCACACCCAATGGCAAGAAAATCGCCGCCGACAAGGCTGGCGTGGCCGTCACCGACCGTGGCTTCATCAATGTCGACATCCAGATGCGCACCAATGTGCCGCACATCTTCGCCATCGGCGACATCGTCGGCCAGCCCATGCTGGCGCACAAGGCGGTGCACGAGGCGCATGTCGCCGCAGAAGTCATCGCCGGTGAATTACAAGGCAACAAGGAATTGGCAGCCGCCGCCTTCAACGCCCGCGTCATCCCCAGCGTGGCCTACACCGACCCCGAAGTGGCCTGGGTTGGCCTCACCGAAGATCAAGCCAAGGCGCAAGGCATCAAGGTCAAGAAGGGCCTGTTCCCCTGGAACGCCTCAGGCCGCGCCATCGCTAATGGCCGCGACGAAGGGGTCACCAAGTTGCTGTTCGACGACAGCCCCGAAGCCCATGGCCACGGCAAGATCCTGGGCGGCGGCATGGTCGGCACTCATGCGGGCGACATGATCGGCGAAGTGGCGCTGGCGATTGAGATGGGTGCGGATGCCATCGATATCGGCAAGACCATTCACCCGCATCCGACGCTGGGGGAAAGCATCGGTATGGCGGCGGAGGTGGCGCATGGGTCTTGTACTGACGTGCCGCCAGCGCGCAAGTAG
- a CDS encoding leucyl aminopeptidase, translating into MNFDLNIFVPATVSTEKTDVSLVFVPNSFQSGKDALSVLIAKALKSGDLIAKAGQVLDVYRPLGFAATHVVLVHIADGSHGDIRKGVSAAMAAVKSSKPKHVSLNFLLQPNAQGLRAALTCLAESTYMYQTTKSDAQGRSITQVSVAVPDDKLLEAVFKRAVAAVNGIELAKEWGNRPANYATPTHLAGVAKALAKFAHIKVEILGPKEVDKLGMGAFQAVAKGSDEPLRFIELRYQGAAKTEAPVVLVGKGITFDSGGISIKPAAEMDEMKYDMCGAASVLGVFRALAELQPEINVVGLIASCENLPGSRALKPGDVVTSMSGQTIEVLNTDAEGRLVLCDALTYAERFKPKAVLDIATLTGACVIALGGVRSGFFSTNENLSKALLSASESSLDLCWPMPLDDEYAEGLKTSFADVANVAGRAGGAVTAAKFLQRFTSKYPWAHLDVAGTAWKSGAAKGATGRPVGLLLDFLLNYAAEGAVV; encoded by the coding sequence ATGAACTTTGATCTCAATATTTTTGTCCCAGCAACTGTATCCACTGAAAAAACCGACGTTTCTCTGGTGTTCGTTCCCAACAGCTTTCAATCGGGCAAAGATGCCTTGTCTGTTCTGATTGCCAAAGCACTTAAATCGGGCGATCTGATTGCAAAAGCTGGACAAGTATTGGATGTTTATCGACCTCTTGGTTTTGCTGCTACCCATGTGGTGCTTGTGCATATTGCAGATGGCTCACATGGAGATATACGAAAAGGCGTGTCTGCAGCCATGGCGGCTGTGAAGTCATCCAAACCCAAACATGTGAGCTTGAATTTCTTGCTCCAACCCAATGCTCAGGGGCTTCGCGCTGCACTAACTTGTTTGGCCGAGTCTACTTACATGTACCAAACCACCAAGTCAGACGCTCAGGGTCGATCAATTACCCAGGTATCTGTGGCCGTGCCTGATGACAAGTTGTTAGAAGCCGTCTTTAAGCGAGCAGTTGCCGCAGTGAATGGCATTGAACTGGCCAAAGAATGGGGTAATCGACCAGCCAATTACGCTACACCGACCCATTTGGCAGGTGTAGCCAAGGCGTTGGCCAAGTTTGCTCATATCAAGGTGGAAATATTGGGTCCCAAAGAAGTTGATAAATTGGGAATGGGCGCTTTTCAAGCGGTAGCCAAAGGCTCTGATGAACCCCTGCGGTTTATCGAGTTGCGCTATCAAGGAGCCGCCAAGACCGAGGCACCTGTGGTATTAGTGGGCAAAGGCATCACCTTTGACAGTGGTGGTATTTCCATCAAGCCTGCGGCGGAAATGGATGAGATGAAATACGACATGTGTGGTGCCGCCAGTGTGCTGGGTGTATTTCGTGCGCTGGCTGAGCTGCAACCCGAAATCAATGTGGTGGGCTTGATTGCCTCATGTGAAAACCTGCCCGGTAGCCGTGCTCTAAAACCAGGGGATGTAGTCACCAGCATGAGCGGACAAACCATTGAAGTACTCAATACGGATGCAGAAGGGCGTTTGGTGCTGTGTGATGCACTCACATATGCCGAGCGCTTTAAACCCAAGGCTGTTCTGGATATTGCGACATTGACCGGCGCGTGCGTGATTGCTTTGGGAGGCGTGCGCAGTGGGTTTTTTTCAACCAATGAAAACTTGTCGAAGGCCTTGTTGAGTGCCAGTGAGTCTTCTCTGGATCTATGCTGGCCCATGCCTCTCGACGACGAATATGCGGAAGGACTAAAAACCAGCTTTGCCGATGTGGCAAATGTTGCAGGTCGAGCGGGTGGGGCCGTCACCGCGGCGAAATTTTTGCAGCGTTTTACATCCAAATACCCTTGGGCCCATCTTGATGTGGCAGGTACGGCCTGGAAGAGTGGTGCAGCCAAAGGTGCCACCGGGCGTCCCGTAGGTCTGTTGCTTGACTTTTTACTCAACTACGCCGCCGAGGGAGCAGTTGTTTGA
- a CDS encoding DNA polymerase III subunit chi, producing the protein MTDIAFHFNVPDRLGYVCRLLRKAVTGGVKVVVTGPQDELSQLDTDLWALSTTDFVTHVGLDAPRSVLEKSSVVLADVLDGINIHSVLVNLWPLVPDGFDRYERVIEIVSQDETDRQQARRRWKYYAQTGFHLVRHDLQKVNK; encoded by the coding sequence TTGACCGACATTGCATTTCACTTCAATGTGCCAGATCGCTTGGGCTACGTGTGTCGATTGCTTCGCAAAGCGGTTACGGGTGGCGTGAAGGTCGTTGTGACGGGGCCACAAGATGAATTGAGTCAACTGGATACTGATTTATGGGCACTTTCCACCACTGATTTTGTAACACATGTTGGTCTTGATGCGCCAAGGTCTGTATTGGAAAAATCGTCGGTTGTGTTGGCGGATGTACTTGACGGTATCAACATTCACTCGGTTTTGGTGAATTTATGGCCTTTGGTACCGGATGGTTTTGATCGGTATGAACGTGTGATTGAAATCGTGAGTCAAGATGAGACTGACCGTCAACAAGCGAGAAGACGATGGAAATACTATGCTCAAACCGGGTTCCATCTGGTTCGTCATGATCTGCAGAAAGTCAACAAATGA